The Ziziphus jujuba cultivar Dongzao chromosome 1, ASM3175591v1 genome segment ttaaaaattaaatataattaaatataaataaaataaaatatacgttTAATAGATTGAATTTTATTTCTCGAAACCCactctattttgtttttgttttaatttttgccataataaaGGAGAGCCCTGAGTAGGAGAGAATTTGATGGCGGATTAGGTGATCAGATGGATGACTTTTTCATTCTGGTTGAGAGATGGCAGAGATAATATCTGTGGCTCAGCTGGATGTGTCAGTTCTAATAAATACtcacactttttttttggtgaattaataAATACTCACACTTGATATATAGTctttatataaaaacaatataatattttatttatttgtatttttttggtaataattttgtttatttgtattatataacaTTGTGACAGCAACATAGATGCAACTATGCATGTTTTTTTCATGTGTGcctgtatgtatatattcacACACGTACGGTCCACGTTAGTAATTATTGAAAATgatagaaagtgagagagagaaaatgccTAGTAGTGGATTCTGTTTTTCTCTGTCTAATTGGTTTACCAACATTGTTATAATATCAATATCGTCTTAGCAAACCAacattatctttatttttttttttaattttgttttttggagaGTCACAATTTCAACTTTATAGTAGCTCATTTTGGTTTAAACTGCTACCTAATATTTCCCCACAAGTATCAATTTAcgaaaggtttttatttttattttttatttatttattttaacatctAAGTACTAAAGGTCAAAATGCAATGGCTTTGGAGTCCCAATGCTTGAACATTCAACTTAAAACTAGCCTAGATGACCACGAGAACAAGAGACATAAATTGACAGATTCCCCataagattttatatttttcagtcATACAAATTTTAGGAGAAAAAGAGAGTAAAGCCTATAATCCATATTTAGGCTTTGCGTGCAGGTTACTTATGGTGGTACACAACCCATCTTAACATCATCTCCTACCTCTACGTAGCTAGTGGGAAAGTGAAACGGGTAAAAACTTTGTATGTCACAATTTGGCTTTTGGATGCACATTTTAAATGCATCCTACATTACTACTGCAATGCTTAATACATGCCTTTTTCCAAATGCaacctttctttccctttttgtaCCAATTTCAACCCTCCAAGACAAGAAAATCTCCCCTTATATAATCTAAATCCTAATACTTAACCAATCAATTCCATTTCCTGtttgtcttaaatttttaatcTAAGATTGCTTAGAATCTTTCCATTCTCTAATATGACCATTTGCTTATCATGAGATGAAGATCCTCTTGGATATCAACTTTCTACTTGAGCGTTCAATGTTATAATAAATGAACCTTAAATTAGTCAATGAAAATGTAATCCTGAAATTGATTATATGTAGGAAAAAATACCTCTATTTTATAACGCTTTTATCTCACTTAATGGATAAGCATGATGCGTATGCACCATATTGGCTAAAAACAAACATGGCACCTTGAAGAAATCTATAATATTCATATGTGAGTATGTATTCCgggaatattgaaaaattttctctttcatAGTTGCACTAGGATGATACAAACTTGGGAAGATGGTACGGCAATTACCCAAAATTTGGGAAATTGAAGCATCTTGTTGTGGAAGGGAAGTTTAACAAGATTTAGAAGCAttcatatatgaaaaataataataataataaaaaaaagacaaagcTGCTTCCTTGCACGACAAATCCGATGGGACCTGACTTTGTTATTGCCTCTTTAAAAaccctttcatttttttcaactCTCTCCCAATcccatcatcattatcatcaacaGAAAATGCTCATTGCAAACTAACTCctctttattttactttatatagCTTTTTTACAATTATAAATCTTCCGATTTGTAAATCAAATTTAGctaaaaactttgaaaaacCCGACACAGGGCATTAATGGGGAATTGTCTTGCCGTGTCCACTTCTACAAGGGATAtttccaagaaaagaaaaactttacCCATTGAAACCTTCTTCAAGCTTCCCTCTCCATTGCCTTCTTGGCCTTCAGGTAATAATGCTACAACACTCAATTGATTTTTCTGCACTACCAACTCTGTTTTAATGCaacattttgtttaatttttttgatatatgaTTTACAGGTGAAGGATTTGCAACTGGTGTTATTGATCTTGGTGGTGGATTACAAGTCTGTCAAATTTCATCTTTCACCAAAGTTTGGTCCACCAATGAAGGAGGACCTGGCAATCTCGGAGCCAGCTTTTTTGAACCGTCTTCTTTACCAGAAGGATTCCATAGTCTAGGATTTTACTGCCAGCCAAACAACACGCCTTTCTTCGGTTGGACACTCGCTGCGAAAGAAGACGACCACCCCTCCAATGAAATTCTCAAGAACCCAGTTGATTACACTCTGGTTTGGAGTAGTGAGTCGTTGAAgatcaagaaagatggcaatgGCTACTTCTGGTTACCAACTCCTCCAGATGGTTACAAATCAACCGGAGTTGTTGTCACAACCTCGCCGGAAAAGCCTTCAGTCGAAAAAATCCGGTGTGTTCGGTTGGATTTCACCGATGAATGCGAAGCCGATACGTGGATCTGGGGACCAAGCAAGACGAATGATGCAAATGGGTTCAATGCATATGGTCTCAGACCCAAAAACAAAGGTACACAAGCTATGGGTGTTCGTGTAGGAACATTCATAGCCCAAAATGGTGGAGGAGGAGCTACTACTTTACCTTCTTCATTAGCTTGTTTGAAGAACACTAATTCTTCAATCACATCTTCCATGCCTAACAAAAACCAGATCGACGCAATCTTTCAAGCTTATTCACCATTTTTATACTTCCATCCTGATGAAAAGCACCTTCCATCCTCTGTAACATGGTATTTCGCAAATGGAGCTCTTCTGTATCACAAAACAGAGGAATCAAAACCTGTTCCGATTGAACCAAATGGGTCTAATCTTCCTCAAGGTGGTCAAAACGACGGCACTTATTGGTTGGATCTTCCTGTTGATAAAGCAGAAAAGGAAAGGGTAAAGAAAGGGGATTTGCAGAGCTCAGAGGTTTATCTACACGCAAAGCCAATGCTTGGAGGAACTTTCACTGACATAGCCATTTGGCTTTTTTACCCTTTCAATGGCCCTTCAACAGCCAAGGTGGAGATCATCGATGTTCCACTGGGGAAGATAGGAGAGCATATAGGAGATTGGGAACATTTAACACTGagagtgagcaatttcaatggCGAGCTATGGAGGGCTTATTTCTCAGAACACAGTGGGGGTACATGGGTTGATGCATCTGAGCTCGAATTCCATAGCGGGAACAAATTGGTTGGTTATGCTTCGTTGAATGGACATGCTTTGTATTCCAAACCTGGACTTGTTTTGCAAGGGAGTAATGGGATTGGGATACGGAACGATACCGCGAAGAGCAAGCTAACGATGGATATGGGATCGAGGTACTCTGTAGTTGCGGCAGAGTATTTGGGTTCTGATATCACAGAGCCTCCATGGCTGAACTATTTGAGGAAATGGGGTCCGAAGATTGACTATAATATTGCAGAGGAAGCGAAGAAGGTGGAGAAGCTATTGCCTGGGAGACTGAAAACCGCGTTTGAGAAGTTTGTGAATAGTCTTCCCAATGAGATATTTGGTGAAGAAGGACCTACGGGTCCTAAAGTGAAAATGAATTGGAGTGGAGATGAACCA includes the following:
- the LOC107422865 gene encoding hypothetical protein At1g04090; amino-acid sequence: MGNCLAVSTSTRDISKKRKTLPIETFFKLPSPLPSWPSGEGFATGVIDLGGGLQVCQISSFTKVWSTNEGGPGNLGASFFEPSSLPEGFHSLGFYCQPNNTPFFGWTLAAKEDDHPSNEILKNPVDYTLVWSSESLKIKKDGNGYFWLPTPPDGYKSTGVVVTTSPEKPSVEKIRCVRLDFTDECEADTWIWGPSKTNDANGFNAYGLRPKNKGTQAMGVRVGTFIAQNGGGGATTLPSSLACLKNTNSSITSSMPNKNQIDAIFQAYSPFLYFHPDEKHLPSSVTWYFANGALLYHKTEESKPVPIEPNGSNLPQGGQNDGTYWLDLPVDKAEKERVKKGDLQSSEVYLHAKPMLGGTFTDIAIWLFYPFNGPSTAKVEIIDVPLGKIGEHIGDWEHLTLRVSNFNGELWRAYFSEHSGGTWVDASELEFHSGNKLVGYASLNGHALYSKPGLVLQGSNGIGIRNDTAKSKLTMDMGSRYSVVAAEYLGSDITEPPWLNYLRKWGPKIDYNIAEEAKKVEKLLPGRLKTAFEKFVNSLPNEIFGEEGPTGPKVKMNWSGDEP